The Suncus etruscus isolate mSunEtr1 chromosome 7, mSunEtr1.pri.cur, whole genome shotgun sequence genome includes a window with the following:
- the HYAL1 gene encoding hyaluronidase-1, producing the protein MAAHLLLICTLFLTLSGDTVTSSRDTVVPKQPFSIIWNGDTQGCLKNYSVNVDISFFDVLVNPGQTFRGPDMTIFYRDQLGTYPYYTSTGQPVFGGLPQNASLDTHLAHAFRDILAAIPASTFSGLAVIDWESWRPRWAFNFDSKNIYRECSKDMVQKEHPHWPPTEVEEAARNQFQEAAKAWMRDTLELGQGLRPNGIWGFYQFPQCFNYDIPSPNYTGQCPSFNCKENDKLDWLWKQSNALYPSIYLPASLKGTKKTQMFVRHRVGEAFRVALSSGNPNLLVLPYLQVLYVGTNDFLPLEELEHSLGESAAQGAAGVVLWMSSKDSRTKESCAAIKKYVDSTLGPFILNVTSGAHLCSEALCSGHGRCVRRPSHPDALLILNPASFSIYHPENEPNTLKVKGTFSPEDLKQMAAEFECRCYPEWSGTECAQQGTL; encoded by the exons ATGGCTGCCCACCTGCTTCTCATCTGCACCCTGTTCCTGACCCTGTCTGGCGACACCGTCACAAGCTCCAGGGACACTGTGGTCCCCAAACAGCCCTTCTCCATCATCTGGAATGGTGACACCCAGGGATGCCTGAAGAACTATAGCGTGAATGTGGACATAAGTTTCTTTGATGTGTTGGTGAACCCAGGTCAAACATTTCGTGGCCCTGACATGACCATTTTCTATCGTGACCAGTTGGGCACCTACCCCTACTATACATCCACAGGGCAGCCTGTGTTTGGTGGCCTGCCCCAGAATGCCAGCCTAGATACTCACCTGGCCCATGCATTCCGGGACATCCTGGCTGCCATTCCTGCGTCAACTTTCTCAGGACTGGCAGTCATTGACTGGGAGTCATGGCGGCCACGTTGGGCCTTTAATTTTGACTCCAAGAATATTTATCGGGAATGTTCTAAAGATATGGTCCAGAAAGAGCATCCCCACTGGCCCCCTACCGAGGTGGAAGAGGCAGCCCGGAACCAGTTCCAGGAAGCTGCCAAGGCCTGGATGAGGGACACACTTGAGCTGGGGCAGGGACTGCGACCCAATGGCATCTGGGGTTTCTATCAATTCCCCCAATGCTTCAATTATGACATTCCTAGCCCCAACTACACAGGCCAGTGTCCATCATTCAACTGTAAGGAAAATGACAAGCTGGACTGGCTGTGGAAACAGAGCAACGCCCTCTACCCCTCTATCTACCTGCCTGCCTCGCTGAAGGGCACGAAGAAGACACAGATGTTTGTGAGGCACAGAGTGGGTGAGGCATTCCGTGTGGCACTGAGTTCGGGGAACCCCAATCTTCTTGTGCTGCCATACCTTCAGGTCCTTTATGTTGGAACAAATGACTTTCTGCCGCTG GAGGAACTGGAGCACAGCCTTGGAGAGAGTGCAGCCCAGGGAGCAGCCGGAGTGGTGCTCTGGATGAGCTCAAAAGATTCAAGGACCAAG GAATCATGTGCGGCCATCAAGAAGTATGTGGACAGCACACTGGGGCCCTTCATTCTCAATGTGACCAGTGGAGCTCATCTGTGCAGTGAAGCCCTTTGCTCTGGCCATGGCCGCTGTGTCCGGCGCCCCAGCCACCCTGATGCTCTGCTCATACTCAACCCTGCCAGTTTCTCCATCTACCATCCTGAGAACGAGCCCAACACCCTGAAAGTGAAAGGTACCTTCTCACCAGAGGACCTGAAACAGATGGCTGCAGAATTTGAATGTCGCTGCTACCCAGAATGGAGTGGAACAGAGTGTGCGCAGCAGGGCACACTATAA